Proteins encoded within one genomic window of Alcanivorax sp. REN37:
- the hrpA gene encoding ATP-dependent RNA helicase HrpA, translated as MGQDTDSAPSLAALRALLPDAMRVDAVRAGKALRRLARQDDARRRQTLGRQLQASVARRAARAAQPLQLNWPDLPVVARLDDLREAISQHQVVVVAGETGSGKTTQLPKICLALGRGQAGLIGHTQPRRLAARAVAGRLAEELGSSLGDMVGYKVRFQDQVSDNSLIKVMTDGMLLAEIQHDRSLDQYDTLIIDEAHERSLNIDFLLGYLRQLLPQRPDLKVIITSATIDHERFAAHFGGAPVIEVSGRTFPVELRYRPVPEDGERDLRRDVEDILREIEREERGAVPPARDVLVFLSGERDIRELHHHLRRCEFRDTEILPLYARLSQQDQLRIFRPHRGRRVVLATNVAETSLTVPGIRYVIDAGTARISRYSVHSKVQRLPVEPVSQASAAQRAGRSGRVMPGICFRLYSEEDFLGRPAFTDPEIRRTNLAAVILQMSSLGLGDLEAFPFLDPPDGRLVRDGYRLLEELGALDHGGLTPLGRQLAQLPLDPRLGRMVLRAAELGALREVLVIVAALGSQDPRDRPHELQQQADQKHQPFTDKSSDFLLFWNLWQWAAEQRAALSRSQYEKLLQKTFLSPLRMREWRETHHQLLLLCRALQLPLAEQPATPDAIHRSLLAGLLGHVMKRTEEGEWLATRNRKPLPWPGSALSRTKAPWLMAAEMIDTSRLFARCLAQIQPEWIEQEGAHLIKRQYLEPYWSKKHGAVWAKEQVSLFGLLLVSGRRVHYGPHDPPLARELMIREGLVGGALPRLPDFVRLNQARRSALEQLEHKLRRRDVLADDDDLYEFYHQRLPQPLPSLRHLESWYRNAEAAERTALLMSDDDLLRRDPVLGAAAFPDQLQWGELALPLQYRFDPTGERDGVTLTVPVAALKQLTDERLDWLVPGLLRDKLEALLRGLPKARRRAFVPVPDFVNAALDRLTVGEGALLPALTQVLARITGVRIELEEWQAVALPEHLRFHLQVVDGDRILDEGRDLAALQARWGDRAQDVLATVAAPEPVSADDWVFGTLADNLSQRHGGMTVTSYPALQDDGKQVTLGHFARSEEAQWQHRWGVARLLALRQGESLRLLRRFAGQQPGFQKMAAERSPLAQRVLDDALLRAVAQHFSGLEHVRDEAAFRALWQQGRGSLVPAAEQWLRQWGELLASYRTLMARLEKNFPLAWAHAHRDLKQQLAGLFPPTVLRDTPAQALAEYPRYLHAISLRLDKLGGQLNKDRAWAQELEGLWEQYQLRAGDRPLWQQSPALAEYRWLLEEYRVSLFAQQLGTRVPVSPKRLRQHWETC; from the coding sequence ATGGGGCAGGACACCGATTCGGCGCCGTCTCTGGCGGCGCTGCGGGCACTATTGCCCGATGCCATGCGGGTGGATGCGGTGCGCGCCGGCAAGGCGCTGCGCCGTTTGGCGCGGCAGGATGATGCGCGCCGTCGCCAAACGCTGGGACGCCAGTTGCAGGCTTCGGTGGCGCGGCGCGCGGCCCGCGCCGCCCAGCCACTGCAGTTGAACTGGCCAGACCTGCCCGTAGTGGCACGGTTGGACGACTTGCGTGAGGCGATCAGCCAACACCAGGTAGTGGTGGTGGCCGGAGAGACCGGCTCCGGCAAGACCACCCAGCTGCCGAAGATCTGTTTGGCGTTGGGGCGCGGCCAAGCCGGCCTGATTGGCCACACCCAACCGCGCCGGTTGGCGGCGCGGGCGGTGGCGGGGCGGTTGGCAGAAGAACTGGGCAGCAGTCTCGGCGACATGGTCGGCTACAAGGTGCGATTTCAGGACCAAGTCAGTGACAACAGCCTGATCAAAGTGATGACCGACGGCATGTTGCTGGCGGAAATACAGCACGACCGCTCGCTCGACCAGTACGATACGCTGATCATCGATGAGGCCCATGAACGCAGCCTCAATATCGATTTCCTGCTCGGTTACCTGCGCCAGTTGTTGCCGCAGCGACCGGATCTAAAAGTCATCATTACCTCCGCCACCATCGACCATGAGCGTTTTGCCGCCCATTTCGGCGGCGCGCCGGTGATCGAGGTTTCCGGCCGCACTTTTCCGGTGGAGCTGCGCTACCGGCCGGTGCCGGAGGATGGCGAGCGTGATCTACGCCGCGACGTGGAAGACATCCTGCGCGAGATCGAACGTGAGGAGCGCGGCGCGGTACCGCCGGCCCGTGATGTGCTGGTGTTCCTCAGTGGCGAGCGTGATATCCGCGAGTTGCACCACCATTTGCGTCGCTGCGAGTTCCGCGACACTGAAATCCTGCCGCTGTATGCGCGCCTCAGCCAGCAGGACCAGCTGCGCATCTTCCGGCCCCATCGCGGGCGGCGTGTGGTGCTGGCGACCAACGTCGCCGAAACCTCGTTGACGGTGCCTGGCATTCGCTACGTGATCGACGCCGGCACCGCCCGTATCAGCCGCTACAGCGTGCACAGTAAGGTGCAGCGTCTGCCGGTGGAGCCGGTGTCGCAGGCCAGTGCTGCCCAGCGTGCCGGCCGCAGCGGGCGGGTGATGCCCGGTATTTGTTTCCGGCTCTACAGCGAAGAAGACTTTCTCGGCCGACCAGCGTTCACCGACCCGGAAATCCGCCGCACCAACTTGGCGGCGGTAATCCTGCAGATGTCATCGCTGGGACTGGGTGACCTGGAAGCCTTTCCGTTCCTGGATCCGCCCGATGGGCGTCTGGTGCGCGATGGTTATCGACTGCTGGAAGAACTGGGTGCGCTGGACCACGGCGGGCTGACCCCACTCGGCCGCCAGCTGGCGCAACTGCCGCTGGACCCGCGCCTCGGCCGCATGGTGCTGCGCGCGGCGGAATTGGGCGCGCTGCGGGAAGTGCTGGTGATTGTGGCCGCGCTCGGCAGCCAAGACCCGCGTGACCGGCCCCATGAACTGCAACAGCAGGCTGACCAAAAGCACCAACCGTTCACCGACAAAAGTTCCGACTTCTTGCTGTTTTGGAACCTGTGGCAGTGGGCGGCGGAACAACGGGCGGCGCTGAGCCGCTCGCAGTACGAGAAATTGCTGCAGAAGACCTTCCTGTCTCCGCTGCGGATGCGGGAGTGGCGTGAAACCCATCATCAGTTATTGCTGTTGTGCCGGGCGCTGCAATTGCCGCTGGCGGAGCAGCCGGCGACTCCCGATGCCATTCACCGCTCGCTGCTGGCCGGTCTGCTTGGCCACGTGATGAAACGCACTGAGGAAGGCGAGTGGCTGGCCACCCGTAACCGCAAGCCACTGCCGTGGCCGGGTTCGGCGTTGTCACGCACCAAGGCGCCGTGGTTGATGGCAGCGGAAATGATCGACACCAGCCGCTTGTTCGCCCGCTGTCTGGCGCAAATCCAGCCGGAATGGATCGAGCAGGAAGGGGCGCACCTGATCAAACGCCAGTACCTGGAACCCTACTGGTCGAAGAAACACGGGGCGGTGTGGGCCAAGGAACAAGTCAGTCTGTTCGGCCTGTTGTTGGTGTCCGGCCGCCGGGTGCACTACGGCCCCCATGATCCGCCGTTGGCGCGCGAACTGATGATCCGCGAAGGATTGGTGGGGGGCGCGCTACCACGACTGCCGGATTTCGTGCGCCTCAATCAGGCCCGCCGCAGCGCGTTGGAGCAGTTGGAGCACAAGCTGCGCCGTCGGGATGTGCTGGCCGACGATGATGACCTGTACGAGTTTTACCACCAGCGGCTGCCGCAACCGCTACCGAGCCTGCGCCATCTGGAAAGCTGGTACCGCAACGCGGAGGCGGCCGAGCGAACGGCGCTGTTGATGAGCGACGACGACTTGTTGCGCCGTGACCCGGTGCTGGGGGCCGCCGCGTTCCCTGATCAGTTGCAATGGGGCGAACTGGCGTTGCCGCTGCAATACCGTTTCGATCCCACCGGCGAGCGCGATGGGGTCACGCTGACGGTGCCGGTGGCGGCGCTCAAGCAACTCACTGATGAGCGGTTGGACTGGCTGGTGCCGGGCTTGCTGCGTGACAAGCTGGAGGCCCTGTTGCGTGGGCTGCCGAAAGCGCGCCGGCGTGCGTTTGTGCCGGTGCCGGACTTCGTCAATGCCGCACTCGACCGACTGACGGTGGGCGAGGGCGCACTGCTGCCGGCGCTGACTCAGGTGTTGGCGCGCATCACCGGCGTGCGCATTGAATTAGAAGAGTGGCAGGCGGTGGCGCTGCCGGAGCACCTGCGCTTCCACCTGCAAGTGGTGGATGGCGACCGCATCCTTGATGAGGGGCGGGATCTGGCGGCACTGCAAGCACGTTGGGGCGATCGGGCCCAAGATGTGCTGGCTACAGTGGCGGCACCGGAACCGGTGTCGGCCGATGACTGGGTGTTCGGGACCTTGGCAGACAACCTCAGTCAGCGTCACGGCGGCATGACCGTCACGAGCTACCCGGCGCTGCAGGATGATGGCAAGCAAGTTACTTTGGGCCACTTTGCCCGCAGCGAGGAAGCCCAGTGGCAGCATCGCTGGGGCGTAGCGAGGCTGCTGGCCTTGCGGCAGGGCGAATCGCTGCGGTTGCTGCGCCGCTTTGCCGGCCAGCAGCCAGGGTTCCAGAAAATGGCAGCGGAGCGCTCGCCCCTGGCCCAGCGAGTGCTGGACGACGCTCTGCTGCGGGCGGTCGCACAGCATTTTTCTGGATTGGAACACGTGCGCGATGAAGCAGCGTTCCGAGCGCTGTGGCAACAGGGCCGCGGCAGTTTGGTGCCGGCGGCAGAGCAATGGCTGCGTCAGTGGGGCGAGCTGCTGGCCAGTTACCGCACATTGATGGCGCGGCTGGAGAAGAATTTCCCACTGGCCTGGGCCCATGCTCACCGCGATCTGAAGCAGCAGTTGGCGGGCCTGTTCCCGCCCACGGTGCTGCGTGATACCCCGGCGCAAGCGCTCGCCGAATACCCGCGTTACCTGCACGCCATCAGCCTGCGGTTGGACAAGCTCGGCGGCCAGCTCAATAAGGACCGCGCTTGGGCACAGGAATTGGAAGGGCTGTGGGAGCAATATCAGCTGCGCGCGGGTGACCGGCCGCTGTGGCAGCAGTCACCGGCGCTGGCGGAATACCGCTGGCTGCTGGAAGAATACCGGGTCAGCCTGTTTGCCCAGCAGCTCGGCACCCGAGTGCCGGTGTCGCCGAAACGGTTGCGCCAGCATTGGGAGACCTGTTGA
- a CDS encoding M61 family metallopeptidase: MIDYRIRPLRPEAHLFEVTLTLAQPMPEGQHLSLPAWIPGSYMIRDFARHVVAFDAHSNGQPLDWAKVDKHTWALVPCTGPLTVRIEVYAWDLSVRGAHLDTTHGYFNGPCMFLAPHGLEDQPCRITIEAPAGEQYADWRLATGLRRISGAEDGFGSFEADNYDALLDHPVEMGRFDEARFDACGVPHRVVLSGRHHADLPRLCDDLKRICEYQIRLFGEPAPMDDYLFMTLVTGDGYGGLEHRNSTSLMCSRNDLPRASDGTRVRDAYRSYLGLCSHEYFHTWNVKRIKPEAFTPYNLREENYTEQLWAFEGITSYYDDLTLVRTGLISVDSYLELVGQTLSRVERGSGQRRQSVAESSFDAWTKFYKADENASNAVVSYYAKGALVALALDLTLRQRSGGERSLDDVMRLLWQRHGQTGIGVPEQGIQALVAEVAGETLDDFFQPALYGTDSLPLETLLSQCGVQVEWRAPAGHGDLGGKPAAAAAVSLGVRVADEVQGARIAVAFDQGAAMAAGLSAGDVLVALDGLRVDARRLDDMLSVYQPGDRVQVHAFRRDELMCFEVLLQPGEASLAVLSVSPAGLTEAGQRWLHQ, translated from the coding sequence GTGATTGACTACCGCATCCGCCCGTTGCGCCCCGAAGCCCACCTGTTCGAGGTGACCCTGACGCTGGCGCAGCCGATGCCGGAAGGGCAGCACCTGTCATTGCCGGCGTGGATTCCCGGCAGCTACATGATTCGCGATTTCGCCCGCCACGTGGTGGCCTTCGACGCGCACAGCAACGGTCAGCCGTTGGATTGGGCCAAGGTGGATAAACACACCTGGGCGCTGGTGCCCTGCACCGGGCCGCTGACGGTGCGCATTGAGGTTTATGCCTGGGATCTGTCGGTGCGCGGCGCGCACTTGGATACCACCCACGGCTACTTCAACGGCCCCTGCATGTTTCTGGCGCCGCACGGACTGGAAGACCAGCCATGTCGCATCACCATCGAAGCGCCAGCCGGAGAACAGTACGCCGATTGGCGCTTGGCTACCGGGCTACGCCGCATCAGCGGCGCCGAAGATGGTTTCGGTAGTTTCGAGGCCGACAACTACGATGCGCTGCTAGACCATCCAGTGGAGATGGGCCGCTTCGACGAAGCCCGTTTTGACGCCTGCGGGGTGCCGCATCGGGTGGTGCTCAGCGGCCGTCACCATGCTGATCTGCCGCGCCTGTGCGATGACCTGAAACGGATCTGCGAATACCAGATTCGGCTGTTCGGTGAGCCGGCGCCGATGGACGATTATCTGTTCATGACGCTGGTGACCGGTGACGGTTACGGCGGTCTGGAACACCGCAACTCCACCAGCCTGATGTGCAGCCGCAATGACTTGCCGCGCGCCAGCGACGGTACGCGCGTGCGCGATGCCTATCGCAGCTATCTCGGCTTGTGCAGCCACGAGTACTTCCATACCTGGAACGTCAAACGCATCAAGCCGGAGGCATTCACCCCCTACAACCTGCGCGAAGAAAACTACACCGAGCAGCTGTGGGCGTTCGAAGGCATTACCAGTTATTACGACGACCTGACGCTGGTGCGTACCGGCCTGATCAGCGTCGACAGCTATCTGGAGCTGGTCGGACAAACTCTGTCGCGGGTCGAACGTGGCAGCGGCCAGCGTCGGCAAAGCGTGGCGGAGTCCAGCTTCGATGCCTGGACCAAGTTCTACAAAGCCGATGAAAACGCCAGCAATGCGGTGGTGAGCTATTACGCCAAGGGCGCATTGGTGGCACTGGCGTTGGACCTAACCTTGCGCCAACGCAGCGGCGGCGAGCGGTCGTTGGATGATGTCATGCGGCTGCTGTGGCAGCGCCACGGCCAAACCGGCATCGGCGTGCCGGAGCAGGGCATCCAGGCGCTGGTGGCCGAAGTCGCTGGCGAAACGCTGGACGACTTTTTCCAACCGGCCTTGTACGGCACCGACTCATTGCCGCTGGAAACTCTGCTCAGCCAGTGCGGCGTGCAAGTTGAGTGGCGCGCGCCGGCCGGTCACGGGGATCTGGGCGGCAAGCCGGCGGCGGCCGCTGCGGTCAGTCTTGGGGTGCGGGTGGCCGACGAGGTGCAGGGCGCCCGCATTGCGGTGGCGTTTGACCAAGGCGCGGCCATGGCGGCCGGGTTGTCCGCCGGGGATGTGCTGGTGGCGCTGGATGGATTGCGAGTGGATGCCCGCCGGTTGGATGACATGCTCAGCGTTTACCAGCCCGGTGACCGGGTGCAGGTGCACGCATTCCGCCGTGATGAATTGATGTGCTTCGAAGTGCTGCTGCAGCCTGGTGAGGCGTCGCTGGCGGTGCTGTCGGTGTCGCCGGCAGGTCTCACCGAAGCCGGTCAGCGCTGGCTGCACCAATAA
- a CDS encoding alpha/beta fold hydrolase, producing the protein MTTSTTPPAVPFFIDAPGGHRVCVRLWTSNGAARGIVHWCHGMAEHGGRYEALAAALNSAGWHLCVHDHRGHGGSISDSAPLGHFGDREGWDAVLSDVQRVRDHLAPRFPGLPYVLGGHSMGSFVALAYAERCGHDRAPQALVLCGSNHDTALRYRLALLPISWARWRAGARGSSPLISKLTFDTWARSIHPRRTEFDWLSTDPATVDAYLADPLCGFDCSTQLWHDLLSALVTVHSPAGLARLPSSLPIWLMGGRGDPMSRHGKGMVALARHLRRAGAEQVTLTQYDGRHEILNDHCQQEARGDLLQWLGKVPNSTTER; encoded by the coding sequence ATGACGACGTCGACGACGCCGCCCGCTGTCCCCTTCTTCATCGACGCCCCCGGCGGCCATCGTGTCTGCGTGCGCTTGTGGACCAGCAACGGCGCAGCGCGCGGTATCGTGCACTGGTGTCACGGCATGGCCGAGCATGGCGGCCGTTATGAAGCGCTGGCCGCAGCGCTGAACAGTGCCGGCTGGCACCTGTGTGTCCATGACCATCGCGGCCACGGCGGCTCGATCAGTGACAGCGCGCCGCTGGGACATTTCGGTGACCGTGAAGGCTGGGATGCAGTGCTCAGCGACGTGCAGCGGGTACGCGATCACCTGGCGCCGCGCTTCCCCGGCCTGCCCTATGTGCTCGGTGGCCACAGCATGGGCAGCTTTGTGGCGCTCGCCTATGCCGAACGCTGCGGCCACGACCGCGCCCCGCAGGCGCTGGTGCTGTGCGGCAGCAACCACGACACCGCGCTGCGCTACCGGTTGGCACTGCTGCCGATCAGCTGGGCCCGCTGGCGTGCCGGCGCGCGCGGCAGCAGCCCTCTGATCAGCAAACTGACTTTCGATACTTGGGCGCGCAGCATTCACCCGCGCCGCACCGAATTCGATTGGCTCAGCACCGACCCCGCGACCGTGGATGCCTATCTGGCCGACCCGCTGTGCGGCTTCGATTGCAGCACCCAGCTGTGGCATGACCTGCTCAGCGCGCTGGTGACGGTGCACAGCCCGGCCGGGCTAGCGCGGTTGCCGTCATCACTGCCGATCTGGTTGATGGGGGGCCGTGGCGATCCCATGAGCCGCCATGGCAAAGGTATGGTCGCCCTGGCTCGCCACTTGCGCCGCGCCGGTGCCGAACAGGTGACCCTGACTCAATACGACGGCCGCCACGAAATATTGAATGACCACTGCCAGCAGGAAGCCCGTGGCGACCTGCTGCAGTGGTTGGGCAAAGTGCCCAATTCCACCACCGAGCGCTGA
- a CDS encoding ATP-binding protein, giving the protein MAPTTLQTPRVPQLSLAFLVAAAAAVLVSILIGGALYFYSAANSVVSDYRRGMNAAAFDTQLYFDRREVVLRWVAAKLSAEAGGLSNIDHLSLSEPEQDYLSSLGLRPLHTAAGTGASHYLDGDGAPLPAPLGEWVVSILEQVASPRQADGLPVILWLSAPNDPQHRLWLYTPLAAADSGAGWLGMEVSSAALRQALHQPQAYSPNYLLVNPLRRAILKNGDFLAETEDLSGRMEGVHGDDFRVVWQGLWPRYLALNKCIGEGGWRVIYYVRIGDLLALGALPVTPVLATVLALCALVIVGLVVLRGRIIRPALQQQAALQESQRFTRTIIESSPVGLCLLRRDDGSVLLSNPQAERWLAHDDGHWLQQALDSAGGEFERELADGSAVHLELVPLRYRGIDTVLCAAHDISAMKAVEASLRDAKRSADAASAAMAEFVAVMSHEIRTPLFGLMATLELLGTTSLNQAQQQQLRTLENTSTFLLRTINQTLDLCRMEAGEDVLKTQSFSPRHLVEAVVASYSDLALSKGLRLYSLVDAEVPDAVLGDELRLRQILNNVMNNAIKFTESGQVVLRLTAVADAGEQVRLQFQLADTGRGMSPALRDRLFVRYSRDDGDDSSGAMAAYSGSGLGLFICKRLAALMDAQLSVTSELGLGTSITLEISLVCQASASPPRPRWGRVFVSGQAQEMVVNLCSWLQRWGLRASPYHPDVGIDPDAAGAVLLQAWPPAARTPVWSGRQVVMRPLGQWPSQPASSWLRYCSAYDLDGVRQALERPWSLPAPSLPAELPQVPARVLVVDDNPLNRQVLREQLAQLGCQALIADSGAQALALAARHQLDVVLTDINMPEMDGYTLAQQLRQQGFQQPIYGVTALLQERHHNGMPHPSMTALLARPLSIPQLARLLADALRAQS; this is encoded by the coding sequence ATGGCACCTACCACATTGCAGACTCCACGCGTGCCGCAGCTGTCACTCGCCTTCCTGGTGGCGGCAGCAGCGGCGGTGTTGGTCAGCATCCTGATCGGCGGCGCGCTGTACTTCTACAGCGCCGCCAACAGCGTGGTGTCTGATTATCGGCGTGGCATGAACGCCGCAGCGTTCGATACCCAACTTTACTTTGATCGCCGGGAAGTGGTGCTGCGCTGGGTGGCTGCCAAGCTGTCCGCCGAAGCCGGCGGACTCAGCAATATCGACCACTTGTCATTGAGCGAACCGGAGCAGGATTACCTCTCCTCTCTGGGCCTGCGTCCGCTGCACACCGCTGCTGGCACCGGCGCCAGTCACTACTTGGATGGCGACGGCGCGCCATTGCCGGCGCCGCTGGGTGAGTGGGTGGTGAGCATCTTGGAACAGGTCGCGTCGCCCCGGCAGGCGGACGGCCTGCCAGTGATCCTTTGGCTCAGCGCTCCCAACGATCCGCAGCACCGGTTGTGGCTTTACACGCCCCTGGCGGCCGCGGACAGCGGTGCCGGCTGGCTGGGTATGGAAGTGAGCAGCGCAGCGCTGCGGCAGGCGTTGCACCAGCCGCAGGCATACTCGCCCAACTACCTGCTGGTAAACCCGCTGCGCCGGGCGATTCTCAAAAATGGTGACTTTCTTGCCGAAACCGAGGACCTCAGTGGACGTATGGAAGGCGTGCACGGGGATGATTTCCGCGTGGTGTGGCAGGGCCTGTGGCCGCGTTACCTGGCGCTCAACAAATGCATCGGTGAAGGCGGCTGGCGGGTGATTTATTACGTGCGCATCGGCGATTTGTTGGCGTTGGGCGCATTGCCGGTAACGCCGGTGCTGGCCACGGTGCTGGCGCTATGTGCGCTGGTGATCGTGGGGCTGGTAGTACTGCGGGGGCGCATTATCCGGCCGGCGCTACAGCAGCAGGCAGCGCTGCAGGAAAGCCAGCGTTTCACGCGCACCATTATTGAATCCTCGCCAGTGGGGCTGTGCTTGCTGCGCCGTGATGACGGCAGTGTGCTGCTCAGCAACCCGCAGGCGGAGCGCTGGCTGGCACACGACGATGGGCACTGGCTCCAGCAAGCGCTGGACAGCGCCGGCGGCGAGTTCGAGCGCGAACTGGCGGATGGCAGCGCGGTGCACTTGGAGTTGGTGCCGCTACGCTATCGCGGCATCGACACCGTGCTGTGTGCGGCACATGACATTTCCGCCATGAAAGCGGTGGAGGCATCGTTGCGCGATGCCAAGCGCAGCGCCGATGCCGCCAGTGCTGCCATGGCAGAGTTCGTGGCGGTGATGAGCCACGAGATCCGCACGCCGCTATTTGGGCTGATGGCCACACTTGAGCTGCTCGGCACCACCTCGCTCAATCAGGCCCAGCAGCAGCAATTACGCACACTGGAAAATACCTCCACGTTCTTGCTGCGCACCATCAACCAAACCCTCGATCTGTGCCGTATGGAAGCCGGTGAGGATGTGCTCAAGACACAGTCGTTCTCGCCACGCCATCTGGTGGAAGCGGTGGTGGCCAGCTACTCCGATCTGGCGCTGTCGAAGGGGCTGCGGTTGTACAGCCTGGTCGACGCAGAGGTCCCGGATGCCGTGCTGGGCGACGAACTGCGGCTGCGTCAGATCCTCAATAACGTGATGAATAACGCGATCAAGTTCACCGAGTCCGGGCAGGTGGTGCTGCGACTGACTGCCGTGGCAGATGCGGGCGAGCAGGTGCGGCTGCAATTCCAACTGGCGGATACTGGCCGTGGTATGTCGCCGGCGCTGCGCGATCGCTTGTTCGTGCGTTATAGCCGCGATGACGGCGATGACAGTAGCGGCGCCATGGCGGCGTACAGCGGCAGCGGCCTGGGTCTGTTCATCTGCAAACGGCTGGCAGCGCTGATGGATGCGCAGCTGTCGGTGACCAGCGAGCTTGGGCTGGGCACCAGCATCACGCTGGAGATCAGCTTGGTTTGCCAAGCCAGCGCTTCGCCACCGCGGCCGCGCTGGGGGCGGGTGTTTGTCAGCGGCCAGGCACAGGAAATGGTGGTGAACCTGTGTAGCTGGTTGCAGCGTTGGGGGCTGCGTGCATCACCGTACCACCCGGATGTGGGCATCGATCCGGATGCGGCCGGGGCGGTCCTGTTGCAGGCGTGGCCGCCGGCCGCGCGCACCCCAGTGTGGTCCGGCCGCCAGGTAGTGATGCGCCCACTCGGGCAGTGGCCATCGCAGCCAGCGTCATCCTGGCTGCGTTATTGCAGCGCCTACGATCTTGATGGCGTGCGCCAGGCCCTGGAGCGACCGTGGAGCCTGCCGGCACCCAGCCTGCCGGCGGAGTTGCCGCAGGTTCCGGCGCGGGTGCTGGTGGTGGATGACAACCCGCTCAACCGCCAAGTACTGCGTGAGCAATTGGCGCAGCTCGGTTGCCAAGCGCTGATCGCCGACAGCGGCGCCCAAGCGTTGGCGCTGGCGGCGCGCCATCAGTTGGACGTGGTGCTCACCGACATCAACATGCCGGAAATGGACGGCTATACGCTGGCCCAACAGTTGCGCCAGCAGGGCTTCCAGCAACCCATCTATGGTGTCACTGCGTTGCTCCAGGAGCGCCACCACAACGGAATGCCACACCCGAGCATGACTGCGCTGCTGGCGCGGCCGCTGTCGATCCCGCAATTGGCGCGGTTGTTGGCGGACGCGCTGCGGGCGCAATCGTGA
- a CDS encoding response regulator: MKKKIVFADDHPLVLAGLSDMFDRDFVFDVVGTATTPSELVALVQAQQPDIAITDFSMPGDEQYGDGLKFIDYLIRHFPDTKVLVVTMVSNPMILESLYQAGVAGVVLKSDNMNALPTALQRISLGHTYTHPSLQQAPRASHREDPVTTLSPREMEVLRLFVGGQSLKQVAGELHRSIKTVSNQKRSAMRKLNLDTDQELISFCLRRELFS; this comes from the coding sequence ATGAAGAAGAAAATCGTATTTGCCGATGATCATCCATTGGTGTTGGCCGGGCTCAGTGACATGTTCGACCGCGACTTCGTATTTGATGTGGTCGGCACCGCCACCACCCCGTCAGAGCTGGTGGCGCTGGTGCAGGCACAGCAGCCAGACATCGCCATCACCGATTTTTCCATGCCCGGTGATGAGCAGTACGGTGATGGCCTCAAGTTCATCGATTACCTGATCCGCCATTTCCCCGACACCAAGGTGCTGGTGGTGACCATGGTGTCGAACCCGATGATCCTCGAATCCCTCTACCAGGCCGGCGTCGCCGGCGTGGTGCTCAAGTCCGACAACATGAATGCATTGCCCACCGCGTTGCAGCGCATCAGCCTCGGCCACACTTATACCCACCCAAGCTTGCAGCAAGCGCCACGCGCCAGTCATCGCGAAGACCCAGTGACCACGCTATCGCCACGGGAAATGGAAGTGCTGCGGCTGTTCGTCGGCGGCCAGTCGCTCAAGCAGGTGGCCGGTGAACTGCACCGCAGCATCAAGACGGTGAGCAATCAGAAGCGTTCGGCGATGCGCAAACTGAACCTGGACACTGACCAAGAGCTGATCTCATTTTGCCTGCGCCGCGAGCTGTTTTCCTGA